The Bacteroidales bacterium sequence TCTTGTTTGGACACGGGTTCGACTCCCGTCAGCTCCACGATAAATATTGACAATCAGCTTATTGTGATATTTAAGGACTAAGAAAGGGACTAATAGTCCCTTTCTTCTTTTATGATTTTCTTGCTAAAGTTATATAAATTTGAGCAATTTAATTTGAGTGCCAATAATAGTATGGAATATATTCACGAAACGGGGTATCAATTATTATCGATAAAATATCTGTTTGAATTGCAGGAAAAAGAAGGACAAGCTGCCGACTTCATTCAATACATCCCTAAGTGCAATATTTTCAATAAGGACGGATATTTTAGGGAAGTGAATGAATATCTGGTCATTCACAATAATGAATACATCAAAAGATTACTCGAAACCCACCTTCAACATACAGAACGTATCATTGATATTTGGAATAAGGTGCTTTCCATCATACCCGAAAATAAAACGTTTGAAACGATATGGGATAATAGATATGATATTTATTGTTCTTTCAGGCAAAACTTGGATTTCCCTTTTCAAGAATTATATCTGGTAAGAAACAGGTTGCCAGAAGTATATTTTGGTAATACGGCAATAAGTGAACATCGATATTGGAATCTTGGCAACCAAACCACATTGTCAAACTTTAATCTGAATAACATAACAGTATACAGGATAGAGCAGATTATTGAAGAGGTAAATAAAATACACACACATCTTTCATATATGCTATATGGAAACAACAAAGCTGCTAATGATAAAATAAATAAGCTATTATTTGACTTCGGTATTGTATCAAAAGTCCATAAGGCATGCAACAACAAGCAGTTTGAAGATATTTCCGAGGAAAAATTATATAATTTCCTGAATTATCCCTCTCAGTTCAAGGGCACATTGCAAGTCAAACCCAATGAAAAGACACGAATGTATTATTTGATTGGTAAATTATCCGAATCAATAAAAAATGATGAGTGGACAAGAGAGTTATGCGATACCCTCGATTTTTCATTCGAGACATACCAAAAGAAAAAGACATACATTGAGGAAGATAAATTTGATGAAAGAAATCCCAATACACGGTTTTTAAAAGAAATTGAATCCATTTTTTAGCAGTGGCACTTTTCTCCACCAATCCCACCAAAAATAATTTTATAAAATACTGATATTTAATATCTTATTGTGTAACAGGAATGTAACTTACACTTTTCTCCACTAATATCCCACTTTAGTTTTGCTGTCAAATCACATCAATATACCGGCCGGATATTGCATGTGAAAAAAAATAATAAAATGATTTACAGTCATGGAATATTTAATTAACGACAGCACACCTATTGCGATGTTGACCGTAGGACAATTAAAACGGGTATTCGGTCAGCAGTTTATTTCCAACCCCGTTCAGGACAATCCGAACAAGGAAAAACGTTATGTATACGGTATCGGCGGTATTGCCCGATTATTTAATTGTTCATTGCCTACTGCCAACCGTATCAAGAAAAGCGGAAAAATCAATGCAGCCATCAA is a genomic window containing:
- a CDS encoding DUF3853 family protein, coding for MLTVGQLKRVFGQQFISNPVQDNPNKEKRYVYGIGGIARLFNCSLPTANRIKKSGKINAAI